From Pseudomonas sp. LS1212, the proteins below share one genomic window:
- a CDS encoding NAD-dependent succinate-semialdehyde dehydrogenase yields MYIDGQWIAADGRDTQPVINPATGAIIGQVPLATADDLDRALESAQRGFALWRATPALERARVLRRAADWLLARRDEIAAIATFEQGKPLGETRIELQAAAECLEWYGEEGRRAYGRVIPRQPGSRTMVVKEPVGPVAAFAPWNFPLGNPARKLGAPIGAGCSVILKPPEEAPASAMLIAQALIESGLPAGVMNIVYGVPDQVSRHLLASPIIRKLSFTGSTAVGRHLMKLAADGGQRTTMELGGHAPVLVFDDADLDQALNLMVGSKYRNAGQVCISPTRFYVQENVYSRFLEEFTLRARAVTVGNGLQASTRMGPLAHERRVEAIQALVEDARRQGGQIHTGGHPIALDGGYFFEPTVISQLPLSARVMNEEPFGPLALIQPFRTFDEVIEQANRLPFGLAAYAFTQSAKTALLVGDALEAGMVGINTTAVGSADAPFCGIKDSGHGAENAIEGLEACLTIKQISQG; encoded by the coding sequence ATGTACATCGATGGCCAATGGATTGCTGCCGACGGCCGCGATACCCAGCCGGTCATCAACCCCGCCACTGGCGCAATCATCGGCCAGGTGCCATTGGCTACAGCTGACGACCTTGACCGTGCGCTAGAGTCTGCACAGCGTGGATTTGCGCTGTGGCGGGCCACGCCAGCGCTGGAGCGGGCGCGAGTGCTACGCCGCGCTGCGGACTGGTTGCTGGCGCGGCGCGATGAGATCGCCGCCATTGCTACTTTCGAGCAGGGCAAGCCCTTGGGAGAAACCCGCATTGAGCTGCAAGCCGCCGCCGAATGCCTGGAGTGGTATGGCGAAGAGGGGCGACGTGCGTATGGACGGGTGATTCCGCGTCAACCCGGTTCGCGCACAATGGTCGTCAAGGAACCCGTGGGCCCCGTGGCAGCGTTCGCGCCCTGGAATTTTCCGTTGGGCAACCCGGCGCGCAAGCTGGGCGCGCCGATCGGTGCCGGTTGTTCGGTCATTCTCAAACCGCCAGAAGAAGCACCGGCCTCGGCGATGCTGATCGCTCAAGCCTTGATCGAGTCTGGATTGCCGGCAGGCGTCATGAACATTGTCTACGGGGTACCGGACCAGGTCTCGCGGCACCTGCTGGCATCTCCCATCATCCGCAAGCTGTCGTTCACCGGCTCGACTGCGGTCGGCAGGCACCTGATGAAACTGGCGGCCGACGGTGGCCAGCGTACGACCATGGAACTGGGAGGGCACGCCCCCGTTCTGGTGTTCGATGACGCCGATCTGGATCAGGCGCTGAACCTGATGGTGGGCAGCAAGTATCGCAATGCCGGTCAGGTGTGCATCTCGCCGACCCGATTTTATGTCCAGGAAAACGTCTACTCGCGCTTTCTTGAAGAGTTTACCTTGCGTGCCCGCGCCGTGACGGTCGGTAACGGCCTGCAAGCAAGTACACGCATGGGGCCGCTGGCCCACGAGCGGCGTGTCGAAGCGATACAGGCACTGGTTGAGGACGCCCGTCGCCAAGGCGGGCAGATTCACACTGGCGGTCATCCTATCGCGCTCGATGGAGGGTACTTCTTCGAGCCCACGGTGATTAGCCAATTGCCCCTTAGTGCACGGGTCATGAATGAGGAACCCTTCGGTCCGCTGGCACTGATACAGCCGTTCAGGACTTTTGATGAGGTCATCGAACAGGCCAACAGACTGCCTTTTGGCCTGGCCGCCTATGCCTTTACCCAATCGGCGAAAACCGCACTTCTCGTGGGCGATGCGTTGGAGGCAGGGATGGTCGGCATCAACACGACGGCTGTAGGCTCGGCCGATGCCCCGTTCTGCGGGATCAAGGATAGCGGCCATGGTGCTGAAAACGCCATCGAAGGACTTGAAGCCTGCCTGACCATTAAGCAGATCAGCCAAGGCTGA
- a CDS encoding aromatic ring-hydroxylating dioxygenase subunit alpha yields MKYLKECWYMVGWADDFAPETLVPFTLLGEAVIIFRKSDGSFGALEDRCCHRLAPLSCGRLEGDDVRCMYHGLKFNAQGACIEIPGQDRISPKVRVRSYLALERHSAVWLWMGEGEADEQLIPEFIGINHPDWAMLPGQMDYQAHYRLINNNLLDLSHLTYVHNAADSFAAEDQWALSKMQVQQIPRGVRVGRWIESARRPGILGQSDEITDHWSTFDFLVPGVFLLYIYVFEAGTAARCNRQEPPADLPPLRKTFTCQAVTPLTEKTTSYFFAVGPNAENADKKHLFLQMTKNAFAEDQQIIEAQQKCIDRSPGVAVIPLAMDQAVMAFNRMFDELIAAQAGQGSHLNFKEVVTDAVHQ; encoded by the coding sequence ATGAAGTATTTGAAAGAGTGCTGGTACATGGTCGGATGGGCAGACGATTTTGCTCCGGAGACGCTCGTGCCGTTCACCTTGTTGGGTGAGGCCGTGATTATCTTCCGCAAAAGCGATGGCTCGTTCGGTGCCCTTGAGGATCGTTGCTGTCACCGCCTGGCGCCCTTGTCCTGCGGCCGCCTCGAAGGTGATGACGTGCGTTGCATGTATCACGGTCTGAAGTTCAATGCCCAGGGCGCCTGCATCGAGATCCCCGGGCAGGATCGCATTTCGCCAAAAGTACGGGTGCGCAGTTACCTCGCGTTGGAACGCCACAGTGCGGTCTGGCTGTGGATGGGTGAGGGTGAGGCGGACGAACAGCTGATCCCTGAATTCATCGGGATCAACCATCCCGACTGGGCGATGCTGCCCGGGCAGATGGATTACCAGGCCCATTACCGGCTAATCAACAACAACCTGCTGGACCTTTCCCATTTGACCTACGTGCACAATGCGGCGGATTCGTTTGCAGCCGAAGATCAATGGGCTTTGTCAAAAATGCAGGTGCAGCAGATACCGCGCGGTGTCCGTGTCGGGCGCTGGATCGAATCTGCCCGCCGACCCGGTATCCTCGGGCAGTCGGACGAAATAACCGATCACTGGAGCACGTTTGACTTCCTCGTGCCTGGCGTTTTCCTCCTGTACATCTACGTATTCGAGGCGGGGACGGCGGCACGCTGCAATCGCCAGGAGCCGCCGGCAGACCTGCCGCCGCTGCGTAAGACCTTCACCTGCCAGGCAGTCACACCCCTCACCGAGAAGACCACGAGCTACTTCTTTGCCGTCGGCCCGAACGCTGAGAACGCCGATAAAAAACATCTGTTTCTCCAAATGACCAAAAATGCTTTTGCCGAGGACCAGCAGATCATCGAGGCGCAGCAAAAGTGCATTGATCGTTCGCCGGGGGTTGCCGTGATACCGCTGGCGATGGACCAGGCCGTCATGGCCTTCAATCGCATGTTTGATGAGCTGATCGCCGCGCAGGCAGGTCAGGGCAGTCATCTCAACTTTAAGGAGGTCGTGACCGATGCAGTGCATCAATAA
- a CDS encoding alpha/beta fold hydrolase: MQCINKWIPSFDGCLIHCQVEGNFDAPAVLLSHPLGCDLSFWDELAAALAEHFKVIRYDSRGHGRSDSPETEFGVDTLGRDALAVLAALEVNRTHFVGLSQGGMCGLWLAAEMPGLIERLVVANSAAFIPRKEGFAALAEKAREEGLAEIARTMIHGWLSDDFKAREPHLTNNLVARMASMSVQGFIANLAVLRDVDLRQSLGAIELPVLVICGADEPPPLQMAAQGIASAVSGSTLITLQGVAHLSSLENPTLFNERVLHFLSEPDRS, from the coding sequence ATGCAGTGCATCAATAAGTGGATACCCAGCTTTGATGGCTGCTTGATTCATTGCCAAGTGGAGGGCAACTTCGACGCGCCAGCAGTGCTGCTAAGCCACCCTCTAGGCTGTGATCTGAGCTTCTGGGATGAACTTGCGGCAGCACTTGCGGAGCATTTCAAAGTCATTCGCTATGACAGTCGCGGTCATGGTCGCTCCGACAGTCCCGAAACCGAATTCGGCGTCGACACATTAGGCCGTGATGCTCTGGCAGTGCTCGCTGCACTCGAGGTGAATCGTACTCATTTTGTCGGGCTATCCCAGGGCGGGATGTGCGGGTTATGGCTGGCGGCTGAAATGCCCGGGCTGATTGAGCGGCTGGTGGTTGCCAACAGCGCAGCATTTATTCCCAGAAAGGAGGGGTTTGCGGCACTGGCTGAAAAGGCTCGGGAAGAGGGGCTGGCCGAGATTGCACGGACAATGATCCATGGCTGGCTCAGTGATGATTTCAAGGCCCGCGAACCGCATTTGACCAACAACCTGGTGGCGCGGATGGCCTCGATGTCCGTGCAGGGGTTCATCGCCAATCTTGCCGTTTTGAGGGATGTCGATCTGCGCCAGTCACTCGGTGCAATTGAGCTCCCGGTGCTGGTGATCTGCGGAGCAGATGAGCCGCCACCACTGCAGATGGCCGCGCAGGGAATCGCGTCGGCCGTGAGCGGTTCTACGTTAATCACGTTACAAGGCGTGGCTCATCTCAGCAGCCTTGAAAATCCGACCCTGTTCAATGAGCGGGTACTGCACTTCCTGTCGGAGCCGGACAGGAGCTGA